The following nucleotide sequence is from Drosophila simulans strain w501 chromosome 3L, Prin_Dsim_3.1, whole genome shotgun sequence.
AACCACTGGATCCCCAGATGGACCACGGGGCCAGGGCTATGGGCATGGTCACTAGGAATTCCCAGATCGCCGTTGCTCATACGACTTGTTACCGGTGGCGAGtgaaatattcatttgaaACTCGTCGCACGACTGAGTTTCTTGGTccacttttcatttggctgGTGAATCGTGAACGATTTGTTTTGATGCTATCGCACCGTTACGATTAATATTTGTCATTGGCTAATCTCTGATcggtattttattattattaattttcgaATAAAATATACAGACTGGGCCATAAACTACAGAAGCGTATAATATTTGAATCTTTggttaattcaattaaataaatcagcatattatttctattaatatatatctttataccTACAgtttatttcataattataGCATAATCTTAATTACTTTATACAAAACAAGtcctaaatttatttaatattaccGCAGAGACATTTGAATtctaaaattcaaaaatgtagAATAGCTCATTTCTAGCCAAGTTTTCTACCATTGATTGAATTCTTGCTTAACGTTTTCCAACTCTAATAATATAGTAgtattatacatttaattacaattttagtTGTAATTTATCCCTGTGTGACAACATttctaaaatgttttcttttcaattcaaatttggCGGGAAATCCATTTCCCGCTGTTAAGTGCGACCAAAAAGAATTGAGAGATGTATCGATATTTCGGTTGCAAAGAGTTGCGACCACACTAAATTATAGCCCCcaagttgtttttgttgtttttgtgtctCTAAACTTAAGGCAACTTAAAGTATTTACGCGATGGAATCAGAATAAAACCGCTTGGTTATCTAATTCGTTGCGCAACAAAGCGGCGAGAGTGAGGCGCTTCCGTGCGGCAAGCGCAATTCGTTTCGATTCCGGACATCAACAGGTGCGGCGCCGGAAATGGGTGAAGTGAAGGATTGGCGGCCCTTCGTTTACGGCGGAGTCGCCTCAATCACGGCGGAATTTGGTAAACAACAAGTACATAGCAGGGCGTACAGCACGCCACGCCCCCTAACTGGGACGTCGGCTATATGCACTGGTAGCTGCTATCGCTGCGATCGAATCTTTGTAAACAAATTCTATTCATTGCAGGCACCTTTCCTATCGACACGACGAAGACGCGCCTCCAAATCCAAGGTCAGAAAATCGACCAAACGTTCTCGCAGCTGCGATATCGCGGCATGACCGATGCCTTTGTGAAAATCTCCCGCGAGGAGGGGCTGAGGGCCCTCTATTCCGGGTAAGAATCTGTGGGGGTTCTCCGGTTGGCACGTTGTCAAAACATGGTACCATCATGCCATTCTTATCGCGCCAAACGTGACGGTCACGTGTTCGTCCGCCGGGGAGCATAATGAGTGCACGGACAGTAGAACCTCTATATGGTGAACTAATGAGCTATTCTAAAAGTCGATAAGAATTATACTTAATAACACATCTTAGTAAGCTATTTTAATGATTGTATCAGCataattgcaatttctttAACTTATAACTAAACAGCACAACATAAATTGCATACGTAAGGTTTCAAGCTATTGAAATTGTACTGTAGGAGGCACATATTGATAATGATTACTCACGGccggccaaaaataaattgtttgttgtGGCGACACGTTTAATCAGTCGGTAAACTTTGCCCGCCAGCCAAATCATTAGCTATCTGATATTGATCCCAAGTCATAGTTCACTTCAATAGATTACATAGTCTCAAATCGATTTTTACTATGggttttattgcattttgataattcaaataattttgttATAGTATTTGGCCAGCAGTTTTGAGACAGGCGACCTATGGCACCATCAAGTTTGGAACCTACTACACCCTGAAGAAGCTGGCCAACGAACGCGGTTTGCTGACCAACGAAGACGGCAGCGAGCGTGTGTGGAGTAATATTCTGTGCGCGGCGGCGGCGGGAGCGATCTCTTCGGCAATTGCTAATCCCACGGATGTGCTGAAGGTGCGGATGCAAGTGCATGGGAAGGGACAGCACAAGGGCCTGCTGGGCTGCTTCGGTGAGATCTACAAATACGAGGGCGTTCGTGGACTGTGGCGCGGTGTGGGTCCGACGGCTCAACGGGCAGTAGTTATCGCCTCCGTTGAGCTGCCCGTCTACGACTTTTGCAAGCTGCAGTTAATGAATGCCTTCGGAGATCACGTGGCCAATCATTTCATGTAAGTGGCGTACACCAATCGCGAGCATAGTGCGCTTAAATTCctaattttctaaatttttctaaattgCAGCTCGAGCTTTATTGCCAGTCTAGGCAGTGCCATTGCCTCAACGCCAATTGATGTAATCCGGGTATGTAGAGCCTACGGGCCTGTTAAACTTGAATGCTCATCTATTCCTCCTTGCAGACGCGCCTGATGAACCAGCGCCACGTTAGCATAACTATGAATGGAGTGGTCACGGCAGCAGCCACACCAAAGCTGTATAGCGGCAGCCTCGACTGCGCTGTACAGACTATCAGGAACGAAGGACTACCCGCCCTGTACAAAGGTTTCATTCCCACCTGGGTGAGGATGGGTCCGTGgaatatcatattttttattacctACGAACAACTTAAGAAATACTAAAGCGGGAGATGGGAACGTCCAGGGAATTCAAGTACAAGACATATTTTAGCATTCAAACCAAAAAGATCAGATCTGCTGCCGGACTTGGCTTAACTTTAAGATCGCAGTTGAAACGAAGGGGTCACTAAAGTGCCTGTCTCAGCCCATTTGATAGCCCCCTAAATACCTGCTCCAGTGTCATTTTGCCTTGGGCAAGACTAAAACAGATTGGtcgcatttaaaataatgttgGCGTATTCaagtatttgcatttttggcgATTTTCTTCACCAAAACATATAAGTTGTTGCTCTGGCATCTAAGTtgcaaaatttgttttgatttaaagAACACtgtatttactttaatttacgCTTCTATTTTagttacatatgtacgtagtgaacatgaaatatttataatgtaaattttgtattattagCGCATTTCGCTTGCTCGAAGCTCAGACATTTTCGATCATTTTACATGTGCATCTTCGCTGTAAATATATGCATTTAGTAGCATATGCTACTGAATACAGAATGTacatttatgaatatttactAAATAAACTGTTTGTTGGAAATCTCAactttggattttatttaaaagggTCTCCATTCGGGGAAAGGATTTAAGGTAGGTAATGAGTTCATCTTCAAACGGATACATCAGAACCTAAGAATATATAATATGAATagttaattaaagtacatgtaaagttttcaaattttgttttgatgttTTTGGCGCCAAAAATTAGTCGATATCCATTGATCAAGCTTATCGATCGATTTTGATACCATTTTCAACACTGGCacttatcaaaacaaaacggaCGCTTATTGCAAGAAAGTTTTTTAAACTTGGCGTCAGTTTAAGTAACCGTTTTAAAATGGAATTTGTAAGCGCCATTTCGACAGTTGGTAACACGGAAGTAAGTATGTGGGATTATGCTGTTTTATGCTTTTCCGTTGACTAAATGTGGAATATAGACAGTGGCCAGGGAATTCGCCATTGCCTTTCTGCAGGCCGTAACCTCTGACCCAGATAACTGGATTGTGAAGGTGTCACA
It contains:
- the LOC6737705 gene encoding mitochondrial uncoupling protein Bmcp; this translates as MGEVKDWRPFVYGGVASITAEFGTFPIDTTKTRLQIQGQKIDQTFSQLRYRGMTDAFVKISREEGLRALYSGIWPAVLRQATYGTIKFGTYYTLKKLANERGLLTNEDGSERVWSNILCAAAAGAISSAIANPTDVLKVRMQVHGKGQHKGLLGCFGEIYKYEGVRGLWRGVGPTAQRAVVIASVELPVYDFCKLQLMNAFGDHVANHFISSFIASLGSAIASTPIDVIRTRLMNQRHVSITMNGVVTAAATPKLYSGSLDCAVQTIRNEGLPALYKGFIPTWVRMGPWNIIFFITYEQLKKY